From Triticum urartu cultivar G1812 chromosome 2, Tu2.1, whole genome shotgun sequence, a single genomic window includes:
- the LOC125535825 gene encoding homeobox-DDT domain protein RLT3-like, producing MMAKGFLAKSDNAGTKKSPLQIQMLESFYSEVQYPKPEDVTEYAASVGLTYNQVRIWFKERRRKERRHMEAAEVHMETQASARSNWPRCSSSRSSNSSQSPMQDTTGHQSYQDQSVLKKRKIMSPTAQRSTLPFENNDPVRKHGKGKGLMTVWHAMYSQTAEIQDCSSFIDESGCLRSLRPFEDCGGKLAQRQTSPRKKVNKKSRPPPSKRKVPCGRATDLTEHPSVECHLSVDESESSELRTEQATLVDDEELELSELQAGPNPLRCSAHLSSTGRHGCPLCKDLLARFPPPSVRMKQPFPTKPWESSPEMVKKLFQVVRFVYTHFGSMDVHPFTFDEFAQAFHEKDSSLLGKVHVSLLKLLMLNTERGSGSVFVPRSSKDNRFLSFLNFVREQEFNVNFWIKSLNSLTWVEILRQVLVASGFGSDHHMLNRNFFNKEKNQMVKYGLRPRTLKGELFALLSKKGSGGLKVAELAKSPQIIGLNLSGASEVEQLIFSILSSDITLFEKIAPSAYRLRVDPRIKGKEDPRSDTEDSGTVDDDRDASSSGDESDGPQESYAEHESRIVRWRQKNVHKNMNKCSEIDESYSGERWLLGLMEGEYSDLSIDEKLDCLVALIDVVSGAGSVPRLEEPQSVLSSIQRAQSHASGGKIKKCTRTIYQSSDEYLNRPGSSHSFDSSMQGQSGSLRSQDYIADSGANESPTGFAHQPQIVLLGSDRRYNNYWLFLGPCRADDPGHRRVYFESSEDGHWEVIDSPQDLLSLLSVLDIRGTREAHLLASMKKRQSCLFEGMKKHLEDGCVVALTASSDSSHSETSSGNRYSPKPSSGDGASPLSDIDSASVPTYLAGNLQNASSAIGIEVGRRSDEKMSKWERLQALDKWIWTSFYSSLTAVKCGKRSFKESLVHCDSCHDLYWRDEKHCRICHSTFEVGFDLEERYAIHVATCREPEDLYDVPNHKVLPSQLQALKAAIHAIEALMPTAAFAGLWMKSSHNLWVKRLRRTSSLPELLQVLVDFVGAIDEDWLYQSSSAVSFSSYLDDITVYFQTMPQTTSAVALWVVKLDALIAPHLAQADSGRGLGKGFIQTRAQACLR from the exons ATACCACAGGACATCAATCCTACCAGGATCAAAGCGTTTTGAAGAAGAGAAAG ATCATGTCGCCTACTGCTCAGAGATCCACTTTGCCATTTGAGAACAATGATCCTGTGAGGAAGCATGGAAAGGGCAAAGGTCTAATGACAGTGTGGCATGCAATGTATTCCCAAACTGCAGAAATTCAAGATTGCTCCAGTTTCATTGATGAAAGTGGTTGCTTGAGGTCATTGAGACCATTCGAAGATTGTGGTGGAAAACTTGCCCAA AGACAAACTTCGCCACGGAAGAAAGTAAACAAGAAGAGTAGACCTCCACCGAGTAAAAGAAAG GTGCCATGTGGCAGAGCTACTGATTTGACGGAGCATCCTTCAGTGGAGTGCCATCTTTCAGTTGATGAATCAGAATCCTCAGAACTACGAACTGAACAGGCTACTTTAGTTGATGATGAGGAGCTTGAGCTCAGTGAGTTACAAGCAGGTCCTAATCCGTTAAGATGTTCAGCTCATCTTTCTTCCACTGGGAGACATGGCTGCCCCCTTTGTAAAG ATTTACTTGCCAGGTTTCCTCCACCAAGTGTCAGGATGAAACAACCATTTCCCACAAAACCTTGGGAGTCATCACCTGAAATGGTGAAAAAGCTCTTCCAG GTTGTCCGGTTTGTCTACACACATTTTGGTAGTATGGATGTTCATCCCTTTACGTTTGATGAGTTTGCACAAGCATTCCATGAGAAG GACTCCTCGTTGTTGGGGAAAGTACATGTCAGTCTTCTCAAGCTACTTATGTTAAACACAGAAAGGGGCAGCGGCAGTGTGTTTGTTCCAAGATCATCTAAAGATAACAGATTCTTAAGCTTTCTGAACTTT GTTAGAGAACAAGAATTCAATGTGAATTTTTGGATCAAATCCCTGAATTCTCTTACTTGGGTTGAAATACTACGCCAGGTTCTGGTTGCTTCAGGTTTTGGTTCAGATCATCATATGCTGAATCGGAATTTCTTTAACAAG GAAAAGAATCAAATGGTTAAATATGGGTTACGTCCTCGTACACTGAAAGGTGAATTGTTTGCACTATTGTCTAAGAAAGGAAGCGGTGGGTTAAAAGTTGCTGAACTTGCCAAATCACCACAG ATTATTGGTCTTAATCTCTCTGGTGCATCAGAAGTAGAGCAGCTTATTTTTTCAATTCTCTCTAGTGACATCACATTGTTTGAGAAGATTGCGCCTTCTGCATATCGTCTCCGTGTTGATCCTCGGATTAAAGGAAAAGAAGATCCTAGATCAGATACCGAGGATTCTGGAACTGTTGATGATGATAGGGATGCTAGCAGCAGTGGTGATGAATCTGATGGTCCACAAGAGAGTTATGCTGAGCATGAAAGTAGAATTGTCAGGTGGAGACAGAAGAACGTACATAAAAATATGAATAAATGCAGTGAAATTGATGAAAGTTATTCTGGAGAACGATGGCTTCTGGGGTTGATGGAAGGCGAGTACTCAGACCTAAGCATCGATGAGAAGCTGGATTGCTTGGTTGCTTTGATAGATGTTGTTTCTGGTGCTGGTTCTGTTCCAAGGCTTGAG GAACCACAAAGTGTCCTGTCTAGCATACAGAGAGCACAGTCGCATGCCTCAGGTGGGAAGATAAAGAAGTGTACAAGAACCATTTACCAATCTAGTGATGAGTACTTAAATAGACCAGGAAGCTCGCACAGTTTTGATTCTTCTATGCAAGGACAATCAGGAAGCCTGAGGAGTCAGGATTACATTGCTGACTCTGGAGCTAACGAATCACCCACAGGATTTGCACATCAGCCACAAATTGTTCTCTTAGGATCAGATCGCAGATATAACAATTACTGGCTCTTCCTTGGCCCTTGTAGAGCAGATGATCCAGGGCACCGTAGGGTTTACTTTGAGTCCTCAGAAGATGGTCACTGGGAAGTGATAGATTCACCACAG GATTTACTCTCGCTATTGTCTGTCCTGGACATCAGAGGCACCAGGGAAGCTCATCTTCTTGCATCAATGAAAAAGAGGCAATCATGTCTTTTTGAAGGCATGAAAAAACACTTGGAAGATGGGTGTGTAGTTGCGCTCACAGCATCATCTGATTCTTCTCATTCCGAGACAAGCAGTGGAAACAGATATTCACCCAAGCCAAGTAGTGGAGATGGAGCTTCACCCCTATCAGACATTGACAGTGCTTCTGTTCCAACATATCTAGCTGGTAATCTTCAAAATGCATCATCTGCAATAGGAATTGAAGTTGGGAGGAGAAGTGATGAGAAGATGTCAAAGTGGGAAAGGTTGCAAGCGTTAGATAAATGGATCTGGACTTCTTTCTACTCTTCCCTTACTGCTGTTAAGTGTGGCAAGAGATCATTTAAGGAATCACTTGTTCATTGTGATAGTTGTCATGATCTGTATTGGAGAGATGAAAAACATTGCAGAATATGCCACTCTACTTTTGAGGTTGGTTTTGATCTTGAAGAAAGATATGCTATACATGTGGCAACATGCAGGGAGCCTGAGGATTTGTACGATGTGCCAAATCATAAAGTTCTTCCTTCGCAGCTACAGGCACTTAAAGCAGCCATTCATGCTATTGAG GCACTTATGCCTACGGCAGCTTTTGCTGGTTTGTGGATGAAGTCTTCGCACAACCTGTGGGTTAAGCGGCTGCGACGAACATCATCATTACCCGAGCTTTTGCAG GTTCTTGTTGATTTTGTTGGGGCAATTGATGAGGATTGGTTGTACCAAAGCTCATCAGCAGTAAGCTTTAGTTCATATCTGGATGACATTACTGTATACTTCCAAACGATGCCACAAACTACGTCTGCAGTTGCACTCTGGGTTGTCAAATTGGATGCCCTCATTGCACCTCATTTGGCACAAGCTGATTCTGGCAGAGGATTAGGCAAAGGGTTCATACAGACAA GAGCGCAGGCATGCTTGAGATAG